In Bradyrhizobium sp. WD16, the genomic stretch CAATTTCACCGGCCGAACCGCCTCGCCGCACAGCAAAGGCGCGCCCTACCGCTGCCGGCGCAACGACAAGCCGCTGGTGTTCGATGAATCCGCTGCCGAGAACTACAGCTACCCCTGGCAGGACAATTTCTGCGAGAGCCGCCATTTCGAGGTCGGCCAGTGCGCCAACGGCTTCGGCCACCAGGGCCAGGACATCCGCCCCTCGGCCTGCCCGCTGCGCAACGACGGCGCCGACCGTTGCGAGCCCGGGCGGTTTCCGATCCTCGCCGCGCGCGACGGCGTGATCCTGCGCTCGCCGAAGCAGCAGGCCGCCTATCTGCTCGTTGATGCCGCGCGCGACCATGTCCGGCTGCGCTACATGCACATGGCTCCGGCACAGATGGACGCCGACGGCCTGCTGAGCGGCCGCCTCGTCGCCGAAGGCGAGACCATCGGCTTCGTCTCGAACTATCAGGACTACCCCGGAGGCACCACCAGCCACCTGCATTTCGATCTGCAGGTCTTCACCCCTGACGGCTGGCTGTGGGTCAACCCTTACGTCACACTGGTGGCGGCCTATGAACGCCTGCTCGCCGCACGCGGCACCGAGGTTCCACCCGAGCCCCCGCCCGAAGGGGCAACCGCCGGCGCTCTGACGCCGGAGCCGGCCAAGACCGATACCAGCACCGACGCCGATGAGCGCTGACGCCGCGCGTTCCGGCGCCGGAGAAAAGCGCCTGGTGTGGCGTCTCGCAATTGCCTACGAGAGGCCTGCCGCAAAGGCGGTAGGCAATTGCGAAACGCCGCACCAAGCCTCCGCACCGATTCCATCGGAGCGGAGGAAGCTCTAGTGTCCTGTCTCCGAATTACCGCTTCATTTGCCTCACCCTCGTACGGTCATTCGGAGACATCAGGACACTAGCAAAATCAAAAAGCTAGTGTGGCTTATGTCTCGCAATTGCCTACAGGGGCTTGCCGCAAAGGACATAGGCAATTGCGAGACGCCACACTAGACTTCGTCCATGACACGGGCCGATTCTCTCTTGTCGCGACGCGCCCTGCTGCTTGGGGCCGCGGGCCTCGCGTTGGCCCCGGCAACGGCGTTCGCCGCAGCCGCCGGCTTCGAGTCCTGGTTGCAGGGCTATCGCGCCCGGGCGCTGTCGCGCGGCATCAGCGCCGCAACTTTCGATCGCGTCCTCGGCCGCATCGAGCCCGACATGAGCGTGTTCGCGCAGCTGCGCAATCAGCCGGAATTCCACGAGCAGACCTGGCAATACATCAACCGCCGCGTCTCCGACTGGCGGATCATCGCCGGCAAGGAAGCGCTGCGCGCCAATACCGCGCTGTTCGCGCGGATCGAGCGCGACTTCGGCGTCGAGCGTGGCACGCTGCTGGCGCTGTGGGGGGTCGAGAGCGCCTATGGCGATCCGCTGGTGCAGAAGAACCACATGCGCCCGGTCTTCCCGGCGCTCGCGGCGCTGGCGTGGAACGAGCCGCGCCGCAAGGCCTATTGGGAGACCGAGCTGACCAACGCGCTGCGCATCGTCCAGCGCGGCTGGAGCACCCCCGAGGAGATGCGCGGCTCCTGGGCTGGCGCCATGGGTCATACCCAGTGGATGCCGGAGGTCTGGCTCAATGTCGGCTTCGACTACGACGGCGACGGCCGCGTCTCGCCTTTCGGCAGGCCGGACGACGCGCTCGGCTCGACCGCGCGCTATCTCGTCAACCGCGGTAGGTATCACCGCGGCGAGCATTGGGGCTATGAAGTGCGGACCAACGGCGTCAGCGTCTCGGGCAACCGCAGCTATGCCGCGTGGAGCGAAGCCGGCGTGACGCGCGCAGATGGCCAGCCCTTTGCGCAACCCGCCGCCATGGCGCAGCTCTGGACTCCTGTGCCGGGCGGACCGAGCTTCCTGCTCGGACCGAACTTCTATGCGGTCCGCAGCTACAATCCGTCGATGAATTACGCTCTCGCCATCGTCCATCTGGGCGATCGCATTCTCGGCGGCGGTCCCTTCATCCAACCCTTCCCGGGCTCGGAGCGCGCGCTGACGCTCGCCGAAGTCCAGGAGATGCAGACCCGCCTCACCCGCCTCGGCTTCGACACCGGCGGCACCGACGGCCGGGTCGGCAACGACACCATGAAGGCGATCAAGGATTTCCAGATCAAGGCCGGCATCACCCCGCCCGACGGCTATGGCGGGCTGAAGGTGCTGGCGAAGTTGCGACAGGGATTGTAATTACCGCCTAGCGTGTACGATGACGGCGCCGCAATCTCTGTTTGCGCCGATATCGAAACCGCCGTATCATTTATCAAACATCTGACGCTCCCGCTGCTCGCCTCCGTACGAGCTCTTGGCGGTTTTGCATCCGAGTCGACATGACTGTCAGATTCTAACGCTGTCAGATTCTAACATTCGCATCCCATTGCTGCGGGGGGTGTTCGCATTTGCGAATGGAGTTAAGGATTTGACACCCGCTTCACGGGCGACGCGTCGAGTGGGTAGCAAATGTCAAATCCACTCCATGGGTGACTGACTTCCCGAAGCTCCGGAGCGCCAAAGCCAGCACATTTGAACGGCCGTAGTTCGATCGCGCTCCGGCTGCAGCAGAGTATTTGAAATGTCATTCCCAACATCTTCGTAGGTGCCGCGCATGACGATCAAGCCGCCTCCGAGAATCGCGGTCGGCAATTGCGAGACGGCACACTGGTGTCCTGTCTCCGAATTACCGCTTCGTTTGCCTCACCCTCGCCCGGTCATTCGGAGACATCGGGACACTAGCAAAATCAAAAAGCTAGTGTGGCTGATGTCTCGCAATTGCCTACGAGAGGCTTGCCGCAAAGGCGGTAGGCAATTGCGAGACGCCACACTAGCAAGCGCCGCTACTCAGCGGATCATCGCCGGTCCCATGTCCGGCACGGCGACGTCGACAATGCGCATCTGCACGCGCTCGTTGCCTTGATAGCGGTCGATGGTGAGCGAGCCGGCGACATGGAGAGGCTGGCCGCGGTTCTCGGTCAGCGCCTTGCCGAGTTTCTGGCCGACCGCACGGAAAGCAATGGCATTGACCATCGCGCCGTCGCCCGCCCTGAAGCGGGCGCGGACATGGGACTGGCCGACCTCGTCGACATAGGCGAGCTGGTGTGAGGGCAGCGCGACGACCGGCTCCGGATTGCCGGTGCCGAAGGGTGCAGCGCGGTTGAGCATCGTGACGAATTCCGGCGTCGCCGCACGGGCGCTGATCGCACCGTCGATCAGGATTTCATTGATGTGGCGCGCTCGCGCCACCTCGTTCGCCAGCGCGGATTCGATGAAGGCGCGGAATTCGCCGAGGCGCTCCTTGCGCAAGGTCACGCCGGCCGCCATGGCATGGCCGCCGCCCTTGATCAGCAATCCATCATGCACCGCCTGGCGGACCGCCTTGCCGAGATCGACGCCGGAGATCGAGCGCCCCGAGCCGGTGCCGATGCCGCCGGGCTCGAGCGCAATGGCGAAAGCCGGACGGGCGAATTTCTCCTTGAGGCGCGCGGCGACGAGGCCGACGACGCCGGGATGCCAGCCCGCGGCGGCGGTGACGATCACCGCCCCCTTGTCCTCCAGCCCGAGCGCGGCCATCGCCTCGGCTTCCGCCTGGGCTTCGGCGTCCTGCTCGATGGCGCGGCGCTCGAGATTGAGGCGGTCGAGTTCGGCGGCGATGCGCGCCGCTTCCGAGACGTCGGCTTCCAACAGCAGCCTGACGCCGAGATCGGCCCGGCCGATGCGGCCGCCGGCATTGATGCGCGGGCCGAGCAGGAAACCGAGATGCCAGGCCTCAGGCGGACCATTGAGGCGGGCGACGTCCATCAGCGCGGTATGGCCGATATGGTCGCGGCGGCGCATCGCGATCAGTCCCTTGGCGACGAAGGCCCGGTTGAGGCCGACCAGCGGCGCGACGTCGGCGACGGTGCCAAGCGCAACGTGATGCAGTTGCCCGAGCAGATCGGGCTCGGGCCGCATTCCGGTCCAGAAGCCGCGACCGCGCAATTCGCGATTGACCGCTACCAGCGTCACCAGCACGAGGCCGACCGCGGCGAGATGGCCGAGGCCGGACAGATCGTCGGGCCGGTTGGGGTTGACCAGGGCGTCGACCACCGGGAGTTCGTCACCGCACTGGTGGTGATCGATGACGACGATATCCATGCCGAGGCGCTTGGCCTCGGCGAACGGCTCGAAGCTCACGCTGCCGCAATCGACCGTCACCAGCAGCGTCGCGCCCTTGCCCGCCAGGGTCCGCACCGCCTCGACGTTCGGACCGTAGCCCTCGAAGATGCGGTCGGGAATATGGATCAGCGGATCGAGACCACAGAGCCGCAGATGCCAGGCGAGCAGAGCCGACGAGGTCGCGCCGTCGACGTCGTAATCGCCGAAGATGGCGACCTTCTCGTTGCGCACCACGGCGTCTGCGAGGCGCTTCGCCGCCACCTCCATCTGGGTGACGCTGAACGGGTCCGGCAGCAGCTTGCGCAAGGTCGGATCGAGGAAATCCGGCACCGCCTCGATGTCGACGCCACGGCCGGCCAGCACCCGCGCCAGCATTTCCGGCAGCTGGTGCCGCTGGGCGATCGCCAGCGCCAGCGCCGCGCCGCGCGCGTCAAGGCGATCGCGCCACAGCCGCCCGGTGGCAGACTGATCGACGCCGAGAAAGGCGGCCGGGGCTTCCACCGGCAGGGCTGCGAGTGGCGGTGTCATCTGACGCGGTCCGTCTGTGTCCTGAATTCCGGCGGCCTCGTGGTTCAAGACAGCTGCTTCGCAGCGTCCTGACCAAGAGGGAGCGAACGCATGGGTGTGCTTAACTTCCCCGACACCCCTTCCTCATCCTGAACAGGCGGCAACGGCGCCGTCTCCAAAGTTGAGGCCAAGGCATCCAACGTGAGGCATTCCGATCGCGAGCCATTCCAATCCTGAACGACCGGCGGCGCCGCGCGCCCCTCAACAACCGAACCGGTCGGCGAGGTCGACGAGATCGCGAACCACCATAGTCCAGTCATCCTCGGCACCGAAATCCTTGTTCTGCAGCGGGCCGTATTCGGTCGGCCGCGGCACGAAACAGGTGGCGAGGCCGCAGGCCCTGGCGCCCTTGAGATCGGCATTGTGGGCGGCCACCAGCATGACCTCGTTCGGCGCGAGCCCGAGCAGCGCCGCGGCGCCGAGATAGGTCTCCGGATCGGGCTTGTAGTGGCGAAACAGTTCGGCGCTGAGGACGAGATCCCAAGGCAGCCCGGCATGCTTGGCCATGTTGGTGAGCAGCGCCACGTTGCCGTTCGACAGCGGCGAAATGATGAAGCGGGTCTTGAGCCGGGTCAGGCCGGCGACGCTGTCGGACCACGGTTCGAGGCGGTGCCAGCCGCGCGTGACGTGGTCGAGATCGGCTTCACTCAACGAGCCGATGCCAAATTCCGGCAGCAGGCGCTCGAGCGAGGCGCGATGCAACGCGTCGAGATTGCGATAGCCGCGCTCGGGGTGGCGGCGGACCTCGTCCATGGACGGCACATAGGCGCCCCGCCAGGCATCCACCAGCCCGGTCCAGTCGCCGCCGAGACCACGCGAGGCGGCCCAGGCCGAGAGTTCGGCGATCAGGCTGCCGCGCCAGTCGACGACGGTGCCGAACACATCGAACAGCAGTGCGCGCACGCCGCTTGCTTGTGCCGACATATCCAGCCCCCTGATCGAGTTAATCCAGTCGCTTGCGATATTGGATGAAGTCGCTGCGGGCCGCGACCTGGTCGTAGAGCTGCTGGGCCGCGGCGTTGCGCTCCCGCGTCGACCAGTACAGCCGCGTCGCATGGGCATCGCGCGCCGCCGTCTCCACCGCCGCGATCAGCGCGCGACCGACGCCGTAGCCACGCAGGTCGGGGGCGACGAAGAGATCCTCGAGATAGCAGTAGCATTCCGGCGCCCAGGTCGAGCGGTGCAGCAGGAAATGTGCGAGGCCGGCGAGCCGGCCGTCGATCTCGGCGACGAGCCCGTGCAGCGGCTCCATCGGATCGAGGAAGCGCCGAAAACTGGCGTCGGTGATCTCCGGCGCCAGTGTCGTTTCGTAGAAGGCCAGATAGCCCTGCCAGAGCGGCTCCCAGGCGTCGCGATCGGCCTCGCGCAGCGGCCGGATGCCGAGCGGTCCGGCCATCTCCGTCAATCCAGATGAAACTTCGAGAGCTGACGGTGCTCTGCCTTGATCATGCGCACGGTGCCGGTCACCGAACGCATCACCACGGTCTCGGTTTCGATCGTATCCTTGCGGAACTTGACGCCCGACAGCAGCGAACCGTCCGTGACGCCGGTGGCCGCGAACAGGCAGTCGCCCCTCACCAGATCCTCGATGCCGTAGATCTTGCGCGGGTCCGTGATGCCCATGTCGTAGGAGCGTTGGCGCTTCTCCTCGGTGTCGAGGATGAGCCGGCACTGCATCTGGCCGCCGATGCAGCGCAGCGCCGCCGCCGCGAGCACGCCTTCGGGCGCACCGCCGGTGCCCATGTAGATGTCGATACCGGTGTTATGGGGATCGGCGGTGTGGATGACGCCGGCGACGTCGCCGTCGGTGATCAGGCGGACCGCAGCCCCCGTCGAGCGGACGCCGGCGATGATGTCGGCATGGCGCGGCCGGTCGAGCACCAAGGCGGTGATCGCCGACGGCGGCACTCCCTTGGCCTTGGCGAGACGCAGGACGTTGTCGGCCGGCGACGCGTCGAGCTCGACGATCCCCTTGTCGTAGCCGGGACCGATGGCGATCTTCTGCATGTAGACGTCGGGCGCGTTGAGCAACGTGCCGCCCTCGGCCATCGCCATGGTGGCAATTGCGCCCGGCATGTTCTTGGCGCACAGCGTGGTGCCTTCCAGCGGATCGACGGCGATGTCGACCCGGGGGCCGGTCTGAATGCCGACCTTTTCGCCGATGAACAGCATCGGCGCCTCGTCGCGCTCGCCCTCGCCGATCACCACCGTGCCTTCGATCGGGATCTTGTTGAGCTCGCGCCGCATGGCATCGACCGCCGCCTGGTCGGCGGCCTTTTCGTTGCCATGGCCGCGCAGCCGGGCCGCAGAGACTGCCGCCCGCTCGGTCACGCGGACGATTTCGAGCGTCAGGATGCGCTCCAGCAGTTGCTGCGGCGGAACGGCAATCGTCATGGACATCGGTCTGGCTCCTCAAATTCGACAATGCGGGCGAAACGCGCCCGCGTTCAGTTCTTCTCGATCCTGATCACCTGCGGCCGTCCGGTGATCACCTTGTCCCGCTGCACGGCTCGCAGCGCCCGATGCACGGCATCCTCGCTTGTGGCGTAGGTGATCAGAATCACCGGAACCGGCGTGGATTTCGTCCGAGCGACACCATTGCCGACCGCCGCGGCGTCAGGATGACGCTGGACGATGGATTCGATCGATATCTTCTGCTCGGCGAGTCGTGTCGCAATCGTGGCCGCTGTGCCGGGCAAATCGCGTGCCATCAGGCGGATATAATAGCCGCCCTCGTGGCGTTCCATGGGCGCCTTGGTGGTGGTGCGCAAACGCCTGACCGGCCGGCCGAACGGCAGCACCCTGGCGCCGCGTGCCACGTCGGCGATATCGGCGACGACCGCGGAGGCGGTGGCGGCGCCTCCGGCGCCGGGACCGACCAGCGTAATCGGCGGAATGCCCTCGCCGTCAATGGTCACCGCGTTGGTGACGCCCATCACCTGAGCGATCGATGACGTCTTGGGCACCATCGTCGGATGCACCCGCTGTTCGATGCCCTTGGCAGTGCGGACCGCGACGCCGAGCAGCTTGACGCGATAGCCGAGCTGTTCGGCGGCGCGCAGATCCTGCGGCGAGATCGAGGAAATGCCTTCCACATAGACCGCGCGCTGCGCCACCTTGGTGCCGAAGGCGAGGCTGGCGAGAATCGCAAGCTTCTGTGCGGTATCATGGCCGTCGATATCGAACGACGGATCGGCCTCGGCGTAACCGAGCCGTTGCGCGTCCTTGAGGCATTCGGCGAAGGACAGTCCCTCCTGCTCCATCCTGGTCAGGATGTAGTTGCAGGTGCCGTTGAGGATGCCGTAGACGCGCTGGATCGTGGTACCGGACAGGCCCTCGCGCAGCGTCTTCACGACCGGGATCGCGGCTCCGACGGCTGCTTCGAAATTGATCGCGCCGCCATGGGCCTCGGCAAGCTCGGCGAGGCGCACGCCATGCTTGGCGATCAGCGCCTTGTTGGCCGTCACCACCGCTTTGCCGGCGCGCAGCGCCGCCTCGATGGCGGAGAGCGCCGGCTCGTCGGCGCCGCCCATCAGCTCTACGAAGCAGTCCACGTTCGGATCGGTGGCGAGCGCCAGCGGATTGCGCGCCCAGCTGACGCCGCGCAGGTCGAGGCCGCGCTTGCGCGCGCGGGAGCGCGCGGTGACGGCGACGACGCGCACGCCGCGGCCGCAGCGCTCGGCGAGCGTGCGCTGCTGTGCCTCGATCAGGCGGACGACTGCGGACCCTACGGTGCCCAGCCCCGCAATGCCCACCCCGAGTGGCGCGACCATATGAGGAGAACCTGCCGGAAGAAATCTATCGCCGGTTGGCGAGAGGAACCACGTTGTGCAACGTTTCGACGCCGCTTTCAAGGAAACGGCGGAGATTGCGGGCCGCCTGGCGGATTCGCTGCTCGTTTTCCACCATGGCGATGCGCACATAGCCCTCGCCGTGCTCGCCGAAGGCGACACCCGGCGACACCACGACGCCCGACTTTTCCACCATCAGGGTGGCGAACTGCATGCTGCCGATGTGGCGGAATTTTTCCGGCAGCGGTGCCCAGGCGAACATCGACGCGGCAGGCGGCGGGATGTCCCAGCCGGCGCGACCGAAGGCCTCCACCAGCGTGTCGCGGCGCTTGTGGTAGATCTCGCGCATCTCGCGGATGCAGTCTTCAGGGCCGTTCAGCGCCGCGGTGGCGGCGACCTGGACCGGCGTGAAGGCGCCGTAGTCGAGATACGACTTCACGCGCGCCAGCGCCGCAATGATGCGATCATTGCCCACCGCGAAGCCCATGCGCCAGCCGGCCATCGAGAACGTCTTCGACATCGATGTGAATTCGACGGTGACGTCGATGGCGCCCGGCACCTGCAGGACCGACGGCGGCGGATGGCCGTCGTAATACATCTCGGCATAAGCGAGATCGGACAGGATGAAGATCTCGTGCTTCTTCGCGAACGCGACGAGGTCCTTGTAGAAATCCAGCGTCGCCACATAGGCGGTCGGATTGGACGGATAGCACACCACCAGCGCGATCGGCTTGGGGATCGAGTGGATGATGGCGCGCTCGAGCGACTCGAAGAGTTCCGGGGTCGGCTCCGCCGGCACCGAGCGGATCACGCCGCCCGCCATCAGGAAGCCGAAGGCATGGATCGGATAGCTGGGATTGGGAACCAGCACGACGTCGCCCGGCGCGGTGATCGCCTGGGCGACATTGGCGAAACCTTCCTTGGAACCGAGGGTGGCGACGATCTGGGTTTCGGGATTGAGCTTCACCCCGAAGCGGCGGTCGTAATAGGCGGCCTGGGCCTTGCGCAGCCCCGGAATGCCCCGCGACGCCGAATAACGGTCGGTGCGCGGCTTGCCGAGGGTTTCCTTGAGCTTTTCCAGAACGTGGGGCGGAGTCGGCAGGTCCGGATTACCCATTCCCATGTCGATGATATCGGCCCCCGCATTGCGCGCGGCTGCCTTGGCCCGGTTGACCTGCTCGAAGACATAAGGCGGCAGACGACGAATGCGGTAAAACTCTTCCATGGGACCCATGACCCTTGTCGCCGAAGTTCGTGCGCCAGTCGCAGCACCCTTCCGAGACGAACTTCGGAAACAGAAAGGGTACTAAAATCACAAATTTAGCCGGTGCCTTCGGTTTCGAAGCCGATGTCGGGAGCGGCCGCGACCGATCACGAAATCCGGACGCCGGCACCAGGACTCCCGGAACCCGCGGAGCACTCTTTGCGGCTGAATCGGGCTCTTTTTAGCACGACGGATCTGCAGTAACAGCCGCCGAATCCACCTAATTTGGCCGTTCGGCGGCTTTGGCCTGACCGGCCTGGCGGGCGCGGGCCGCCTTGAGGTCATCCTCGACCTTGGACTGCTCGTCTGCGCTCAGCGTCGGGTCGGTCCGGGCCGAGGGGATGTCGTGCACCGCGGGATAGGCGGCCGACTCGGCTGGCCGCGCCGGGGCTCCGGACGGCAGCCCGATTACAGGAAGGTCCGCCACCGGTACCGAGCAGCCCCCCAGCGAAAGGGCTGCTGCCGCCGCAGCCAGCACGGCGACGCCGCTCAGGCTGGCACGCCGGCCGTTCCGCCATGGATGGCATTGCCGGATCGCTGGTCTCATTTTCCGCACAGGGGGCCCTCGCACCGCCGAACTTGTATCAGGGCAAAGTATTAACGCCGGCTGATTATCGTTCGCCTAGTGTCCTGTCTCCGAATTACCGCTCCATTTGCCTCATGCTCGCACGGTCATTCGGAGGCATAAGGACACTAGCAAAATCAAAGTGCTAGTGTGGCTTATGTCTCGCAATTGCCTACGAGAGGCTTGCCGCAAAGGCGGTAGGCAATTGCGAGACGCCACACTTGGTGGCGTGCCAATATGACCGAAGCAAGACCTATTGTCGCGGCGCAACACAAGGTTTTCTGCAGCCGTCGCCCAACTATGTCATCATCATTTCAAGTCCGATGACAATATCCTGCGAGAGTCCAAGAAGTACCCGCCGACGATGAGTGACGCCCTCGAGATCGCCGACGCCGCAAAGAAGAACTTCGATGCCGAAGCCTTTGCGCTCAACCTCGCCCGCGCCATGGAGAGTGGCGGCAAGGCCCTCGCCGAATTCCTGAAATCCCGCGAGGACACGCCGCCCGACCAGCCGCCGCCGGAGCTTGCCGAAATCGTCAAGACCTTCACCGCGATCGCCGACTACTGGCTGTCGGACCAGAATCGCGCCAACGAATTGCAGCTCAAGCTGGCGAAATCCTACCTCGACCTGTGGGGCGCCTCGATGCGGCGTCTCGCGGGAGAAGACGCAGCTCCGGCGATCTCCCCGGCGCCGCGCGACAAGCGCTTCCAGGACGCGGAATGGAAGTCGAACCATTTCTTCGATTTCGTCATGCAGCTCTATCTGCTCACCACCCAGTGGGCCTATGAGGCGGTCCGCAAGGCCGATGACGTCGATCCGCATGTCCGCCACAAGGCGGAGTTCTACGTCCAGCAGATCACCAACGCGCTGGCGCCGTCCAATTTCGTCCTGACCAACCCTGAAGTCCTGCGCGACACCCTGGCGACGAGCGGTGCGAATCTCGTGCGCGGCATGAAGATGCTCGCCGAGGACGTCGCCGCCGGGCGCGGCAGCCTGCGCATCCGCCAGTCGGATTCCGCCAATCTCACGATCGGCGAGCAGCTCGCGACCACGCCGGGCAAGGTCGTCTTCCAGAACGAGATGATGCAGCTCATCCAGTATGAGCCGGCCACGGCGACGGTGCTGCGCACGCCGCTGCTGATCGTGCCGCCGTGGATCAACAAGTTCTACATCCTCGACCTCAACCCGCAGAAGTCCTTCATCAAATGGTGCGTCGACCAGGGACTCACCGTGTTCGTCATCTCCTGGGTCAATCCCGACGCCCGGCTCGGCGGCAAGACCTGGGACGACTACATGAAGGAAGGCCCTCTCGCGGCCATGGACGCGATCGAGCAGATCACCGGCGAGATGAGGGTCCATACCCTGGGCTATTGCGTCGGCGGCACGCTGTTGTCCACGACGCTGGCCTGGCTCGCCGAGAAGCGGCGGGTGCGCGTCACCTCGGCGACGCTGCTCGCCGCCCAGGTCGATTTCACCCATGCCGGCGATCTCATGGTCTTCGTCGACGAGGATCAGGTTGCGGCACTCGAGCGGACAATGCAACGCGATGGGGTGCTGGAAGGCAGCAAGATGGCCATGGCCTTCAACATGCTGCGCTCCAACGACCTGATCTGGCCCTACGTGGTGAGCAACTATCTTAAAGGCCAGCAGCCCGCGAGCTTCGATCTTCTGCACTGGAATTCCGACGCCACGCGGATGACGGCGGCGAATCACTCCTATTACCTGCGCAATTGCTACCTGGAGAACCGGTTGTCGGCGGGCACCATGGTGCTCGACAACACCCTGCTCGACCTCTCCAAGATCAAGGTGCCGGTCTACAATCTTGCCACCCGCGAGGACCACATCGCCCCCGCCGAGTCGGTGCTCTACGGCTCCCAGTTCTTCGGCGGCCCGGTGCGGTACGTGCTCGCGGGCTCCGGCCACATCGCCGGCGTCGTCAATCCGCCGGCGCTCGGCAAGTACCAGTACTGGACGTCCGAGCACAGCAAGGCCGAGAATGTCGCCGAATGGCTCGCCCGCGCGGAGGGGCACAAGGGATCGTGGTGGCCGGACTGGCGGGCGTGGCTCGAGAGCATCGATGCGGAAGCCGTGCCCGCGCGGACCGCCGGCACGGCGCAATTCCCGCCGATCGAGGATGCACCCGGCAGCTATGTGCGGGTCCGCGCCTAGTGCGATGGATCTGACGCTAGTGTCCCGTCTCCGAATTACCGCTTCGTTTGCCTCACGCTCGCACGGTCATTCGGAGACATAGGGACACTAGCAAAATCAAAGTGCTAGTGTGGCTTATGTCTCGCAATTGCCTACGAGAGGGGTGCCGCGAAGGCGGTAGGCAATTGCGAGACGCCACACTCGTATCAGCATTGCAGCGAATTCGTCGTACCACCGTCAGATCCAGAACCGCGCCGGTGCGGCCGCCGGCGCCGCAGTTATCCACTGCCGGCGAGCCGCCCTGCCCTGTTCCCCGCGCCGCGCAATTACACTATCACTTCGCAGCATTAAGTTGATGACGTGATCGAGCGGCGAGTCGTGGCTCGCCCCAAGCTGGGAGCATGCGATGACACGCGAATTGTTTTGGCTGACGCTGACGGTCGTCCTGACCGGACTGCTGTGGATTCCCTACGTCATCAATCGCTGCCAGGTGCGCGGCCTGTCCGGCGCCATGGCCAATCCGGCGCGCAACGACAAGCCCCATGCCGAATGGGCCAATCGTCTGATGTTCGCCCATGATAATGCAGTGGAGAATCTCGTCGTCTTCGCGCCGCTGGTGCTGATCCTCAACGCGATGGATTATTCCACCAAATGGACCGCACTCGCGGCGACCGTGTATTTCTGGGCGCGTCTCGCCCATGCCATCGTCTACGGGCTCGGCATTCCGGGTTTCCGCACCGTCGCCTTCACCATCGGCTTCCTCGCCCAGGTGGTGCTGGTGCTCGGGATCTTCGGACTTGTGTGAGCGAATGCCGGCAAGAACGCTCGCGGCGCCGCCAGGAATGGCGGCACCGCGGTGCGACATATGTTCAGATCATTGACGTCTCAG encodes the following:
- a CDS encoding MAPEG family protein, which encodes MTRELFWLTLTVVLTGLLWIPYVINRCQVRGLSGAMANPARNDKPHAEWANRLMFAHDNAVENLVVFAPLVLILNAMDYSTKWTALAATVYFWARLAHAIVYGLGIPGFRTVAFTIGFLAQVVLVLGIFGLV
- a CDS encoding LL-diaminopimelate aminotransferase yields the protein MEEFYRIRRLPPYVFEQVNRAKAAARNAGADIIDMGMGNPDLPTPPHVLEKLKETLGKPRTDRYSASRGIPGLRKAQAAYYDRRFGVKLNPETQIVATLGSKEGFANVAQAITAPGDVVLVPNPSYPIHAFGFLMAGGVIRSVPAEPTPELFESLERAIIHSIPKPIALVVCYPSNPTAYVATLDFYKDLVAFAKKHEIFILSDLAYAEMYYDGHPPPSVLQVPGAIDVTVEFTSMSKTFSMAGWRMGFAVGNDRIIAALARVKSYLDYGAFTPVQVAATAALNGPEDCIREMREIYHKRRDTLVEAFGRAGWDIPPPAASMFAWAPLPEKFRHIGSMQFATLMVEKSGVVVSPGVAFGEHGEGYVRIAMVENEQRIRQAARNLRRFLESGVETLHNVVPLANRR
- a CDS encoding alpha/beta hydrolase; this encodes MSDALEIADAAKKNFDAEAFALNLARAMESGGKALAEFLKSREDTPPDQPPPELAEIVKTFTAIADYWLSDQNRANELQLKLAKSYLDLWGASMRRLAGEDAAPAISPAPRDKRFQDAEWKSNHFFDFVMQLYLLTTQWAYEAVRKADDVDPHVRHKAEFYVQQITNALAPSNFVLTNPEVLRDTLATSGANLVRGMKMLAEDVAAGRGSLRIRQSDSANLTIGEQLATTPGKVVFQNEMMQLIQYEPATATVLRTPLLIVPPWINKFYILDLNPQKSFIKWCVDQGLTVFVISWVNPDARLGGKTWDDYMKEGPLAAMDAIEQITGEMRVHTLGYCVGGTLLSTTLAWLAEKRRVRVTSATLLAAQVDFTHAGDLMVFVDEDQVAALERTMQRDGVLEGSKMAMAFNMLRSNDLIWPYVVSNYLKGQQPASFDLLHWNSDATRMTAANHSYYLRNCYLENRLSAGTMVLDNTLLDLSKIKVPVYNLATREDHIAPAESVLYGSQFFGGPVRYVLAGSGHIAGVVNPPALGKYQYWTSEHSKAENVAEWLARAEGHKGSWWPDWRAWLESIDAEAVPARTAGTAQFPPIEDAPGSYVRVRA